A stretch of Sulfurimonas xiamenensis DNA encodes these proteins:
- the nadB gene encoding L-aspartate oxidase gives MKYDVIIVGAGAAGLYAAMYLPRDKKVLIINKRETFKCNSFYAQGGIALAIDKEDVPLHIKDTLDAGAGLCDEEAVKVLSESSRAIIDDLIARGFEFDRDKEGKLLYTKEAAHSKERILHAGGDATGRYMHYFLLKQNPHPMLTDARVVDLLIKDGECYGVTVLDHRECRNIYADNVIIASGGVGSLYEYHTNAPCISADMQGLCVMKGIELADMEMMQFHPTVYVGNNAAQKLLLTEALRGEGATIEDEKGKRFLFDYDERGELASRDIVSKAIYDYNKKTGMQTYLSFKNFDHVYFTKRFPNIYKNLQLLGFDVPKQRVPISPAFHYAIGGIKTDVNGAIPNVKSLYAIGEVASTKVHGANRLASNSLLEGLVFGKRAVEDILKKEHVKKEVVFEVTDEVMSFKEDKAKKNLLRKIMWQNVSIVRTKSGLNSALSQINALLNEKIGRLLKFRLLTAREIVIAALARDESIGVHFIQKEES, from the coding sequence ATGAAGTATGATGTAATAATTGTGGGTGCCGGTGCAGCAGGGTTATATGCTGCTATGTATCTTCCTCGTGATAAAAAAGTTCTTATTATAAATAAAAGAGAAACTTTTAAATGTAACAGTTTTTATGCTCAGGGCGGAATAGCTTTGGCGATAGATAAAGAGGATGTGCCTTTGCATATAAAAGATACTCTTGATGCGGGAGCCGGTCTTTGTGATGAAGAGGCTGTAAAAGTGTTAAGCGAAAGTTCAAGAGCTATTATAGATGATTTGATAGCTCGTGGATTTGAATTTGACAGAGATAAAGAGGGAAAATTACTTTATACAAAAGAGGCAGCCCATTCCAAAGAGCGTATACTTCATGCCGGCGGAGACGCAACCGGCAGATATATGCACTATTTTTTATTAAAACAAAATCCTCATCCTATGTTAACAGATGCCAGAGTTGTGGATCTACTTATAAAAGATGGCGAATGCTACGGTGTGACTGTCCTTGATCATAGAGAGTGCAGAAATATTTATGCAGATAATGTCATAATTGCCAGCGGCGGAGTGGGTTCTCTTTATGAGTACCACACAAATGCGCCTTGTATAAGCGCAGATATGCAGGGTCTTTGTGTTATGAAAGGCATAGAGTTGGCTGATATGGAGATGATGCAGTTTCATCCAACGGTATATGTCGGCAATAATGCAGCTCAAAAATTACTTCTTACGGAAGCATTAAGAGGTGAGGGGGCTACTATTGAAGATGAAAAAGGAAAAAGATTTTTATTTGATTATGATGAGAGAGGTGAACTTGCTTCAAGAGATATAGTAAGCAAGGCAATATATGATTATAATAAAAAAACAGGCATGCAGACATATCTCTCATTTAAAAATTTTGATCATGTCTATTTTACAAAAAGATTTCCAAATATATATAAAAATCTTCAACTTTTAGGTTTTGATGTACCAAAGCAGAGAGTTCCGATATCACCCGCTTTTCATTATGCTATAGGTGGAATAAAAACAGATGTAAATGGTGCAATTCCAAATGTCAAATCTCTTTATGCCATAGGTGAAGTCGCATCTACAAAAGTTCATGGCGCAAATAGACTTGCATCAAATTCTCTTTTAGAAGGGCTTGTTTTTGGAAAAAGAGCTGTTGAGGATATTTTAAAAAAAGAGCATGTTAAAAAAGAGGTTGTTTTTGAAGTTACTGATGAGGTAATGAGTTTTAAAGAGGATAAAGCCAAAAAAAATCTGCTTCGCAAAATTATGTGGCAAAATGTATCGATAGTCAGAACAAAAAGTGGCTTAAACAGTGCATTGAGCCAAATTAATGCTCTTTTAAATGAGAAAATCGGCAGACTTCTTAAATTTCGTTTATTGACAGCCAGAGAAATTGTTATTGCAGCATTAGCCAGAGATGAGTCAATCGGGGTACATTTTATACAAAAAGAAGAGAGCTGA